In Helianthus annuus cultivar XRQ/B chromosome 9, HanXRQr2.0-SUNRISE, whole genome shotgun sequence, the following are encoded in one genomic region:
- the LOC110915223 gene encoding trans-cinnamate 4-monooxygenase-like, translating to MMYNNMFRIMFDRRFESEDDPLFLELKALNGERSRLAQSFEYNYGDFIPILRPFLRNYLKLCKEVKDKRIQLFKDYFVDERKKIGSTKKMDNNQLKCAIDHILEAKEKGEINEDNVLYIVENINVAGMPYLFKLIIYFFNNIVITYTYVK from the exons ATGATGTATAACAACATGTTCAGAATCATGTTCGACAGACGATTCGAAAGTGAAGATGATCCCTTGTTCTTGGAACTCAAGGCGTTGAACGGTGAGAGGAGTCGATTGGCGCAGAGCTTTGAGTACAACTATGGCGATTTCATCCCTATCTTGCGGCCGTTTTTGAGAAATTATTTGAAGTTGTGTAAGGAAGTTAAAGACAAGAGGATTCAGCTCTTCAAGGATTACTTCGTTGACGAAAGGAA GAAGATTGGAAGCACTAAGAAAATGGACAACAATCAGTTGAAATGTGCCATTGATCACATTCTTGAAGCTAAAGAGAAGGGTGAGATCAATGAAGACAATGTTCTTTACATTGTTGAAAACATCAATGTTGCAGGTATGCCCTATTTATTTAAACTAATTATATATTTCTTTAATAACATAGTTATAACATACACctatgttaaataa